One Sebastes umbrosus isolate fSebUmb1 chromosome 6, fSebUmb1.pri, whole genome shotgun sequence DNA window includes the following coding sequences:
- the LOC119489579 gene encoding helicase ARIP4-like isoform X2: MLLLDETESFADQSHGAPFSSENDAQGGDSAAWQCTPPSSTSPSGETASHPPSSQPASRPRSRPDSQSPSPPSVLTGTKKRSSKPAHMRRNIRKLLREHQLEAVTKAAQQDELERRHRLEQQSKQDFPVPLLPEYTTGDVTKHVPSSSASTASQQEVKSVRQGVICLDSSSTGISEDDSKINVPISATTERSHKTDVIDLSSGEDETIVHVSSTCESIVEEEASEPSGVHADDILNQPDTQGRVLVNLNHPEAEEDIFLTHQLARAVKPHQIGGIRFLYDNLVESVERFSSSSGFGCILAHSMGLGKTLQVISFIDVLFRHTQAHTVLAIVPVNTLQNWLSEFNMWVPPPEALPPDTDPGLVTPRAFKVHILNDEHKNTTSRAKVVEDWARDGGVLLMGYEMYRLLSLKKGFVAGRKKKSKKTTGPVVIDLDEEDKQQELLKGIERALARPGPDVVICDEGHRIKNCHASTSQALKNIKTRRRVVLTGYPLQNNLIEYWCMVDFVRPDFLGARQEFSNMFERPILNGQCVDSTPQDVQFMRYRSHVLHSLLEGFVQRRGHDVLRDQLPSKEEHVILVRLSPLQRALYTEFMNRFREAGNTGWLSLNPLKAFCVCCKIWNHPDVLYEALQKENLASDQDLDLDDITSTGSAQCPTAPNQKSKPLENPNPIGGLSLNQLQEKANQVITYEWAKDILYDYKPGILENSAKMVLLFHLIEESVRKGDKILVFSQSLSTLTVIEDFLAKRPVPPSPNTSSRGRPNQNWVRNLNYYRLDGSTTASERERLINQFNDPSNTSAWVFLLSTRAGCLGVNLIGANRVVVFDASWNPCHDAQAVCRVYRYGQRKQCHIYRLVCDFTLEKKIYDRQISKQGMSDRVVDDLNPVLNFTRREVESLLHFVEEEPDPSLVRLQPQDSMESVLRRALHLYPLQITKQPFPHESLLIDRRELKLSKAEKKAAKKGYEEEKRASVPYTRPSYAHYYPASDQSLTNIPAFSQRNWRPPPRTEEKPVASVRPVQSTPVPMTPRQASAESAPDDDSSGPSLGGFPVNCLQKAGVFVQRIVTTTDIVIPGTNSSTDVQARITAGESIHIIRGTKGTYIRSSDGRIFAIRAANKAKTAEESTTAPPKDSQALPEEVSTNGSNSCLSPDRKQQVSSKTVPRPLSPDSPEIISELQRYTGGASTATSSGAPPESKMTNLPPTKLVQTNGSHGSSSGSIRHDVSVIQPNMDATAAQDLTTGSKRKASTPSLDERPSKQPSAGKRSSAPLTTQAFPFTGGYGLPPLGLNPALLGGSLGHPLFMGAGSPYFQPPHTQLRDPSYMYPDLFGFGGASAVPTSSSSACSTTTTAAAVSSSSSSSAAGSVPGALPPFMLSPSMVGMAGMLPPGFPLSYSQSLASLYTGSMLPGGLPGPAATPGPAGASFLSQYPPTAACSSSSSSPSSFSPSAHSEGRQGLVLMNGGNVSSASSSDDDDDVIEVRGQ; this comes from the exons AGAGGAGGCATCGTCTGGAGCAACAGAGCAAACAGGATTTCCCCGTACCACTGCTGCCTGAATACACAACTG GTGATGTGACGAAGCATGTGCCGTCATCGTCGGCATCAACTGCGTCGCAGCAAGAAGTGAAGTCCGTCCGACAGGGAGTGATCTGCCTGGACTCTAGCAGCACTGGCATCAGCGAGGATGACAGCAAGATTAACGTACCCATCTCTGCCACCACAGAGCGCTCACACAAAACAG ATGTGATCGATCTGAGCTCAGGCGAGGACGAGACCATCGTCCACGTCAGCAGCACCTGCGAATCCATCGTCGAGGAAGAAGCGAGCGAGCCGAGCGGCGTGCACGCCGACGACATCCTGAACCAACCGGACACCCAGGGCAGGGTGCTGGTCAACCTGAACCATCCGGAGGCGGAGGAGGACATCTTCCTGACGCATCAGCTGGCGCGAGCAGTCAAACCTCACCAG ATCGGTGGAATCCGTTTTCTGTACGACAACCTGGTGGAGTCGGTGGAGcggttcagcagcagcagcggattCGGCTGCATCCTCGCTCACAGCATGGGCCTGGGCAAAACGCTGCAGGTCATCTCCTTCATCGACGTCCTCTTCAGACACACCCAGGCTCACACCGTGCTCGCCATCGTACCT GTGAACACGCTGCAGAACTGGCTGTCAGAGTTCAACATGTGGGTCCCGCCCCCGGAGGCGTTACCTCCAGATACCGACCCAGGACTGGTGACGCCACGTGCCTTCAAGGTTCACATCCTCAACGACGAACACAA GAACACAACGAGCAGGGCCAAGGTGGTGGAGGACTGGGCCCGGGACGGAGGCGTGCTGCTGATGGGCTACGAGATGTACCGCCTCCTGTCGCTGAAGAAGGGCTTTGTGGCcggaaggaagaagaagagcaagaAAACAACGGGACCTGTCGTCATCGACCTGGATGAAGAGGACAAGCAGCAGGAACTGCTCAAAG GTATCGAGAGAGCCTTGGCCAGACCCGGTCCAGATGTGGTGATCTGTGACGAAGGCCATCGCATCAAGAACTGCCACGCCAGCACGTCGCAGGCTCTGAAGAACATCAAAACCCGACGCCGCGTGGTCCTGACGGGTTATCCACTCCAGAACAACTTGATCGAGTACTGGTGCATGGTTGACTTTGTCCGGCCCGACTTCCTAG GTGCGCGGCAGGAGTTCAGTAACATGTTCGAGCGTCCCATTCTGAACGGGCAGTGTGTGGACAGCACGCCTCAGGACGTCCAGTTTATGAGGTACAGGAGCCACGTCCTGCACAGCCTGCTGGAGGGCTTCGTTCAGAG GCGAGGTCACGACGTCCTGAGGGACCAGCTGCCCTCTAAAGAGGAGCATGTGATCCTGGTGCGTCTGTCTCCCCTGCAGAGGGCGCTCTACACCGAGTTCATGAACCGCTTCAGAGAGGCAGGAAACACCGGCTGGCTCAGCCTCAACCCACTGAAGGCTTTCTGTGTCTGCTgcaag ATCTGGAACCATCCAGACGTGCTGTACGAGGCCTTACAGAAGGAGAACCTGGCCAGTGACCAGGACTTGGACCTTGATGACATCACTTCCACAGGTTCCGCCCAGTGTCCGACCGCCCCCAATCAGAAGTCCAAGCCCCTGGAGAACCCCAACCCCATCGGTGGACTGAGCCTCAACCAGCTGCAGGAGAAAGCCAATCAGGTCATCACCTACGAATGG GCGAAGGACATCCTGTACGACTACAAGCCCGGCATCCTGGAGAACTCGGCAAAGATGGTGCTGCTGTTCCACCTGATAGAGGAGAGCGTCAGGAAGGGAGACAAGATCCTCGTCTTCAG TCAGAGTCTGTCCACACTGACAGTGATTGAGGATTTTCTGGCTAAGAGACCAGTTCCTCCATCGCCCAACACGTCCAGCCGAGGAAGACCCAACCAGAACTGGGTCCGCAACCTCAACTACTACA GACTAGATGGAAGTACAACGGcctccgagagagagagactgataaACCAGTTCAACGATCCGTCTAACACCTCAGCGTGGGTCTTCCTGCTGTCAACCAg GGCTGGTTGTCTGGGCGTAAACCTGATCGGGGCGAACCGTGTGGTGGTGTTTGACGCCTCCTGGAACCCGTGCCACGACGCCCAGGCTGTGTGCCGCGTCTACCGCTACGGTCAGAGGAAGCAGTGTCATATCTACCGGCTGGTGTGCGACTTCACACTGGAGAAGAAGATCTACGACCGCCAGATCTCCAAACAGGGCATGTCAG ACCGTGTGGTGGATGACCTGAACCCCGTGCTGAACTTCACCCGGAGAGAAGTGGAGTCTCTTCTTCACTTTGTGGAGGAGGAGCCGGACCCCTCCCTTGTCCGGCTGCAGCCCCAGGACAGCATGGAGAGCGTCCTCAGGAGGGCTCTGCACCTCTATCCTCTCCAGATCACTAAG CAACCGTTCCCCCATGAGTCCCTTTTGATCGACCGCAGGGAGCTGAAGCTGAGCAAAGCCGAGAAGAAAGCAGCAAAGAAAGGTTacgaagaggagaagagggcgTCTGTGCCGTACACCCGTCCTTCCTACGCTCACTACTACCCTGCCAGCGACCAGAGCCTCACCAACATCCCCGCCTTCAGTCAGAGAAACTG GCGTCCACCTCCTCGCACTGAAGAGAAGCCAGTGGCCAGCGTCCGGCCGGTCCAGTCAACTCCAGTTCCCATGACGCCCCGGCAGGCGTCTGCAGAATCTGCCCCGGATGACGACTCATCAGGACCCAGCCTCGGAGGGTTTCCTGTCAACTGCCTGCAAAAAGCCGGCGTGTTTGTTCAGAGGATCGTCACCACTACTG ACATCGTGATTCCAGGCACCAACAGCTCAACAGATGTCCAGGCCAGGATCACTGCTGGAGAGAGCATCCACATCATCAGGGGCACCAAAG GGACTTACATCAGGTCGTCTGATGGTCGAATCTTTGCCATCAGAGCAGCTAATAAGGCCAAGACTGCAGAGGAGAGCACTACAGCACCACCCAAAG ACTCCCAGGCCCTACCAGAGGAAGTGTCAACCAATGGCAGTAACAGTTGCCTGTCACCTGACAGGAAGCAGCAGGTATCCTCCAAGACTGTGCCCCGCCCTCTTTCCCCTGACAGCCCAGAGATCATCAGCGAGCTGCAGCGCTACACGGGTGGAGCTAGCACCGCCACAAGCTCCGGAGCTCCACCAGAGAGCAAGATGACCAACCTGCCTCCCACCAAACTGGTTCAGACCAATGGCAGCCATGGGAGCAGCAGTGGGAGCATCCGCCATGATGTCTCTGTCATCCAGCCCAACATGGACGCCACTGCAGCCCAAGATCTGACAACAGGCTCCAAGCGCAAAGCCTCCACCCCGTCCCTGGATGAGCGGCCCAGTAAGCAGCCGTCCGCAGGCAAGCGCTCCTCGGCCCCTCTGACCACACAAGCCTTCCCCTTCACCGGCGGCTATGGCCTTCCTCCTCTGGGCCTCAACCCCGCCTTGTTGGGTGGCTCACTGGGGCACCCGCTTTTCATGGGGGCGGGCTCGCCTTACTTCCAGCCCCCCCACACTCAACTGAGGGACCCCAGTTACATGTACCCAGATCTGTTCGGCTTCGGCGGAGCCAGCGCAGtccccacctcctcttcctccgcctGCTCCACGACAACCACCGCGGCCGCCGTctcatcttcctcatcatcTTCTGCTGCCGGTTCAGTTCCGGGAGCCCTGCCGCCGTTCATGCTGAGCCCCAGCATGGTGGGCATGGCTGGGATGCTCCCGCCAGGCTTCCCTCTCTCTTACAGCCAGTCTCTGGCGAGCCTCTACACGGGGTCGATGCTCCCGGGCGGGCTGCCGGGTCCGGCCGCCACTCCAGGTCCGGCCGGAGCCAGCTTCCTCTCCCAGTACCCTCCCACTGCTGCCTGcagctcctcctcatcctcaccttCCTCCTTTTCCCCTTCAGCGCACTCCGAGGGCCGCCAGGGCCTGGTGCTGATGAACGGCGGGAATGTCAGCAGCGCCAGCAGCTCGGATGATGACGACGATGTAATTGAGGTGAGGGGACAGTGA